A single window of Acidimicrobiia bacterium DNA harbors:
- the wecB gene encoding UDP-N-acetylglucosamine 2-epimerase (non-hydrolyzing), which yields MSDDNPGRRSGAVAVVYGTRPEIVKLAGVLRELGGRACAVHTGQHYSAALSDVFLTQLRLGAPDVRLDIGGTSRGRQIGEATVALDRLFADRRPAAVVVQGDTNTALAGALAANASGIPLVHVEAGLRSFDRAMPEEHNRVVIDHLADLCCAPTETSRANLLAEGIPAERIATTGNTVVDVVPEIVPDDDERRALLASHGVDEDAFVLATFHRPENVDDPDVLATILDELARLPMPVVLPLHPRTATRATSFGLDDRLRRLRVVEPLGYREFLGLAASSGILVSDSGGLQEEASVIKRPLVVVRNSTERPEVQGTFARLVAPGPAIGETVADWSSDLDALHARLAQTPSPYGDGDASKRCVAAIDELVTRP from the coding sequence GTGAGCGACGACAATCCCGGGCGGCGATCCGGCGCCGTCGCCGTCGTGTACGGCACCCGGCCCGAGATCGTGAAGCTCGCCGGCGTGCTGCGCGAGCTCGGCGGGCGCGCCTGCGCCGTCCACACCGGCCAGCACTACAGCGCCGCGCTCTCGGACGTCTTCCTGACCCAGCTCCGCCTCGGTGCACCGGACGTCCGCCTCGACATCGGGGGCACGAGCCGCGGGCGCCAGATCGGCGAGGCCACCGTCGCGCTCGACCGGCTGTTCGCGGACCGGCGCCCCGCCGCCGTGGTCGTCCAGGGCGACACGAACACGGCGCTCGCCGGCGCGCTCGCCGCGAACGCCTCCGGCATCCCGCTCGTGCACGTCGAGGCCGGGTTGCGCAGCTTCGACCGTGCGATGCCCGAGGAGCACAACCGCGTGGTCATCGACCACCTCGCCGACCTCTGCTGCGCGCCGACCGAGACGAGCCGCGCGAACCTCCTCGCCGAGGGCATCCCGGCGGAGCGCATCGCCACGACCGGCAACACGGTGGTGGACGTCGTGCCCGAGATCGTCCCGGACGACGACGAGCGGCGCGCGCTGCTCGCGTCGCACGGTGTCGACGAGGATGCGTTCGTGCTCGCCACGTTCCACCGTCCCGAGAACGTCGACGACCCCGACGTGCTCGCGACGATCCTCGACGAGCTCGCGCGGCTGCCGATGCCCGTCGTGCTCCCGCTCCACCCGCGCACCGCGACGCGCGCGACGTCCTTCGGGCTCGACGACCGGCTGCGACGGCTGCGCGTCGTCGAACCCCTCGGCTACCGCGAGTTCCTCGGGCTCGCGGCGAGCAGCGGCATCCTGGTGTCGGACTCGGGCGGGCTCCAGGAGGAGGCGAGCGTGATCAAGCGGCCGCTCGTCGTCGTGCGGAACTCGACCGAGCGGCCCGAGGTCCAAGGGACGTTCGCGCGGCTCGTCGCCCCGGGCCCGGCCATCGGCGAGACGGTCGCGGACTGGTCGTCGGATCTCGACGCGCTGCACGCGCGGCTCGCGCAGACGCCGTCCCCGTACGGCGACGGTGACGCGTCCAAGCGGTGCGTCGCCGCCATCGACGAGCTGGTGACCCGCCCGTGA